The Deltaproteobacteria bacterium genomic interval CCGCGCCGGTCAGGGGAGAGAGGTCCAGGTCCTCGAGGTGCAGGTCGTCGCGCTCGATCATGACGTCCCCTCCCCTCGCGGCCCGCCGCCGGCGGCCTCGACGAAGGCCCTCACCCGGGCGTAGGCCCGGTGGGCCCTCACCTTGAGGGCCCCCTCGCTGACGCCCGCGGCCCGGGCGGCCTCGGCCACGCTGAGCCCCTCGATCTTGAGGAGGATCAGGGCCTCGCGCTGCTGGGGGGGCAGCTCGGCCAGGGCCCGGGAGAGGAGCTGGGCGCTCTCGGTGCGGGCCTCGGCGTCGGCTGGCCGGGCCGTGCCCCCCTCCGGACCGAGGGTGTGGACGACCGCCGCGCTGGCCTCGACGCGCCGGCGGTGGCGGGCGTGGCGGCGGCGGGCGTCGGCGGAGACGTGGCGGGCGATCCCGTAGATCCAGGGCAGGACGGGCTCACCCGGGCGGTGGGTGTGGCGGGCGGCGTGCACCTTCATCCAGGTCTCCTGGTAGAGGTCGTCGGCCAGCCCCGGATCCGGGAAGCCGTGGAGGAAGAAGCGGTGGAGGGCCGGCCCGAGGAGGGCCACCAGGGCCTCGAAGGCCCCTCGCTCACCGCCCTGGTAGCGGCGCATGTGCTCGGCTGCCTGCACATCTCTCTGGTCTGCTTCGCTCATCCCCCGCCCGAGGTTACGGACCCGATCCCGCGCCTTGACGCCCCGGAGGGCATGGTTACCTTCACTTGCGAACACGGTCCAGGGCCCCGAGGGCCCGGCAACGAAGCACGAGAAAGGCAATCGAGATGGGAAAGATCATCGGAATCGACCTGGGAACGACCAACAGCGTGGTCGCGGTGATGGAAGGCAGCGAGCCGAAGGTCATCACGAACGAGGAGGGCGGCCGCACCACCCCCTCGGTGGTGGGCTACGCCAAGGATGGTGAGGTGCTGGTGGGCCAGGTGGCCAAGCGCCAGGCCATCACCAACCCCGAGCACACCGTCTACTCGATCAAGCGC includes:
- a CDS encoding RNA polymerase sigma factor; amino-acid sequence: MSEADQRDVQAAEHMRRYQGGERGAFEALVALLGPALHRFFLHGFPDPGLADDLYQETWMKVHAARHTHRPGEPVLPWIYGIARHVSADARRRHARHRRRVEASAAVVHTLGPEGGTARPADAEARTESAQLLSRALAELPPQQREALILLKIEGLSVAEAARAAGVSEGALKVRAHRAYARVRAFVEAAGGGPRGEGTS